In Scyliorhinus torazame isolate Kashiwa2021f chromosome 9, sScyTor2.1, whole genome shotgun sequence, a single window of DNA contains:
- the LOC140429801 gene encoding prorelaxin H2-like → MKCLVCVLVLNLFLVSFPSSALSQSSSDGETVVKLCGRDFIRAMIDACGGSRWQRLLDNQNDPFQTSADKIYAKEMDSMRNFQRMFGNDRNQEVEPPFAGQVVDEYNNQYDQIPEDFSEYLRQIDGGSNKDREFESSQMLHLPWARSFRKKRETSLSMSKKCCTYGCTRNDIRIIC, encoded by the exons ATGAAGTGCCTGGTGTGTGTTCTGGTGCTCAACCTGTTCCTCGTCTCCTTCCCCAGTTCTGCCTTATCCCAGTCTTCAAGTGATGGGGAGACGGTGGTCAAGCTGTGCGGCCGGGATTTCATCCGAGCCATGATCGACGCCTGTGGGGGCTCTCGCTGGCAGAGGCTTCTGGACAACCAGAACG ATCCCTTCCAGACCTCCGCTGATAAAATCTACGCCAAGGAGATGGACAGCATGAGGAATTTTCAGAGGATGTTTGGCAATGACAGGAACCAGGAAGTGGAGCCACCTTTTGCAGGGCAAGTGGTCGACGAGTACAACAACCAGTATGATCAGATCCCGGAGGATTTCAGTGAGTACCTCCGCCAGATTGATGGAGGCAGCAATAAGGACCGTGAATTTGAATCGTCACAGATGCTGCATCTACCCTGGGCCAGGAGCTTCAGGAAGAAAAGGGAAACATCACTATCAATGTCAAAAAAATGCTGCACTTATGGCTGCACCAGAAATGATATCAGAATTATCTGCTGA